CGATCGCCTGCTGGAGGAAGGCGCGGGAGCGCGCGAGACCGTCGAGGGGGTCGACACGTTGATGGAGAAGCGCGCGCGCGCCGGCGCGGTGTGCTTCAAGACGGTGCTCGCCTACCGCACCGGTCTCAGCGTCGACCCCGCGGCGACTCTCGACGCGGCCGAGCGCGGGCTCGCCGCTGACCGCGCGGCGGGCACGCCGGTCCGGCGCACCGGCAAGGTGTTGCGCGATTTGCTCTTCCGTCATGAGCTCCGGCGCTGCGCGGACCTGGGCCGTCCGCTGCAGGTGCACACCGGCTACGGCGACTCCGACATCCGCCTCGCCGAGTCCGACCCGCTGCTGCTCGAGGAGGTGCTGCGCACCCCGGAGGGGTCGGCGACGGACGTGGTGCTGATCCACGCGTCGTTTCCCTGGCACGAACAGGCCGCGTACCTGGCCGCGGTGCGCCCGCGGGTGTGGACGGAGTTCTCGCTATGCAACCTGTTCAGCCCGGCCACCACCGCCGACCGGCTGCTGCGCATCCTCGACACCGCCCCTGCCGGACGGGTGACCCTTGGCAGCGACGGCCACGGCATCCCCGAGAGTCACTGGTTCGCCACCGTCGTGCTGCGCGACGCGTGGTCGGCGGTGCGGCAGCGTCTCGCCGGCACGGTGACCGCGACCTGGCTCGACCGGACCGGCGAGGCCATCTTCGAGGGCAACGCGCGCCGCCTCTACCGGCTTCCTGAGTGCGCCAGCTGACCGCGCCCATCAACCAGGCGGTCGCGCGCATGCAGCTGGATCGCGCCTGGGGCCGGCCCGGAGTGATCCGGCTAGAGGTGGGCGAGCCCAACTTCCCTTGCGAGACGTCCCGCGGACGTCGCGGCCGGCTGAATCCCCGCAGGGGTCGGCGCAGGGGTCAGACCGGGCGAGAAAAGGCGCAGCCGGCTACCACGGTGGACGATCTGTGCGTGGAACAGGTGGAGCCGAGACTCGGATTCGAACCGAGGACCTGCTGTTTACGAAACGGCGAGGACGCCGTCCAGCCGGTAGTGTCTCAGCTGAATCGTGAGGAGCGCTGTCGTCGGTATGCCGATGTCCTCTGACGCGATCGTGCCGTCGGCCGGCGGGGCGCTGGGCGTCGTGGCGGACGGGCCGCACGCCGAGCTCGACCGGTTCATCGAGACGATCGGACTCGTGGACCACCACACCCACGGCATCGTCCGCGGAGTCGTCTCGGCAGCCGACTACGCGTTCATGCTCGACGAATCGGATCGACCGGACGCCGCAGCGGTGGCAGGTCTCGACACGCAGGTCGGGTTCGCTGTCCGTCGCTGGATCGGGCCGCTCCTCGGGCTGGAACCGCACGCCCCCGTCGAGCACCTCCTCGAGCGACGCCTGGTGTTGACCAACGAGGCCGCCGCAGCCCTTCTCCTGCCCCCGGCCGGCATCGATCGGCTCATCGTCGAAACAGGATTCCGCGGCGACGAGCTCGTGCCGCCGGATGAGCTCGGCCGACTCGCCGGTGCGCCCGCCTCCGTGGTCGTCCGGCTCGAGGCGCTCGCCGAGCGGATCGCGATCGGCGGTTCCACGGCTGCCGGATTCGCCGACACGGTCCGCGCCGGCATCGCCGGCGAGCTGGCCCGCGGAGCCGTCGGTCTCAAGTCCATCGTCGCGTATCGCCACGGCCTCGACATCGACCCGGGGCGTCCGTCGGAGGAGGAGATCGCCGCCCATGCCGGCGCGTGGCTTCGCGAGGTGGACGCGACGCATCGTGCGCGCCTCGTCGATCCGGTCATCCTCCGGTTCCTCCTCTGGGCGGCTGTCGACACCGGTCGGCCACTCCAGATCCACACGGGTTTCGGCGACCCGGACCTCGAGCTTCGCCGCGCGGATCCCCTCCTTCTCACGGACTTCCTCCGATCGACGGAGGGGCGCTGCGCGATCCTCCTGCTCCACACGTACCCGTTCCAGCGAAACGCGGGCTACCTCGCCCAGATGTTCGCCCACGTCCATCTCGACGTGGGCCTGGCGGTGAACTATTCGGGCGCTCGAGCCAGCGCGGTCGTGGCCGAGTCCATGGAGCTCGCGCCGTTCTCCAAGGTTCTCTATTCCTCGGACGCATGGGGCCTCCCGGACCTCCACCTCCTCGGGGCGATCCTCTTCCGGCGTGCGATGTCGCGGGTCCTCGGCGAATGGGTCGTCGCCGGCGACTGGTCCCTCGCCGACGCGCAACGCGTGGTCCGGTTCGTCGCAGCGGAGAACGCCGAGCGCGTGTACGGTCTGCGTCGCGCCTGAGGCGCAGGCCACGCCCGGCGATCGCCCGCCGACACGCGACCGTCACACGTCCCTGCTTCAATGGCAGCCATGCGAACCAGCGCCCCACCGGTCGCCGCCACGGATCGGCCCGCAGCGACGCCTCCACGCGATCGCCTTCGGACCATCGGCGGCCCCGCCCTGGCCGGAGCCGTCGCCGCGGGAGTCGCGATCGCGGTGGCCGAACTCATCGCCGGCCTCATCGACGGGGCGCCGTCCCTCGTCCTCGCCATCGGCGCGCTCGTCATCGACCTCCAGCCCCCGGGCGCCAAGGACCTCGTCGCCAACCTCTTCGGGACGAACGACAAGCTCGCCCTCAACATCGTCATCATCCTCGTCGCGCTCGCCGTGGCCGCGGCGGTGGGGATCGTCGGCAGTCGCGCGATCGGCCGGGCGGACACCGCGTTCGCGGTCTTCGGCTTCCTCGCCCTCTTCGCCGCCCTCCGTGAGCCGCTCGTCTCGGCGCCGCTCGCGATCGTCACGACGGTCGCGGCGGTCGCGGGCGGGATCGGCGTCCTGCACGCCCTCATCGGCCGGCTCGCCTCGCGTCCGGTCGCTGCGTCGTCTGGCGCGCGGCCCTCGTCGCCGGTCGCCGAGATGCCGGACTGGGACCGCCGCAGGTTCCTCCTTGGCACCGCCGCAGCCGCCGGAGCTGCGGTCGTCGCGGGCGGGATCGGCCGCTCCCTCCTCCAGGCCCGGGCGGCGACGGCCGCGCCCACCCCTGCGATCCCGCGCATCGCCGACGCGGTGGCGCCGCTCACCCCTGGGGAGTCGCTCGCCGTCCCCGGCATCACCCCGATCGTCATGCCGAACAACGACTTCTACCGGATCGACACGGCCCTCCTTCCGCCGCGCCTCGACGCGGGCACGTGGAGTCTCACCGTCAAGGGGATGGTGGAGCGGACCGTCAGGCTCGATTACCGCGAGCTCACGACGATGCCCCTGTTCGAGCAGTACGTGACGATCGGGTGCGTCTCGAACCAGGTCGGCGGCAACCTCGTCGGGAACGCCCTCTGGAGCGGCGTCCACCTGCGCGACGTCCTCGCCCTGGCTGGCGTCCAGTCCGGCGCCAGCCAGATCGTCGGCCGCTCGGCGGACGGCTGGACGGCCGGCTTCCCGACCGAGTGGGCGATGGATCCGGCCCGCGATCCGATGATCGCCCTCCTGATGAACGGCGCGCCGCTGCCGATCGCGCACGGCTACCCGGCCCGCCTCATCGTGCCCGGGCTGTACGGTTACGTGAGCGCGACGAAGTGGCTGACGGAGATCGAGCTGACGACGCTCGAGGCGTTCGACGGCTACTGGGTCCCGCTCGGCTGGGCGAAGCTCGGCCCGATCCTCACCCAGTCGCGCATCGACGTCCCGCGTAACGGCGCGTCCATCGCGACCGGACGGACCACGATCGCCGGGGTCGCCTGGGCCCCGGACCGCGGGATCTCGCGGGTCGAGGTATCCGTGGACAGCGGCGCCTGGCAGCCCTGCATGCTGTCCCAGGCGATCTCGAAGGCGACCTGGGTCCAGTGGGAGCTGCCGTGGGCGGCGACTGCCGGGACCCACACGATCGAGGTCAGGGCGACCGACGGGAGCGGCGCGGTCCAGACCGCGCAGCGCTCGGACCCGGCCCCCGATGGCGCCCGCGGCCATCACACGATCCAGGTCCGGGTGGGCTGAGCGGGCGGCGCCGCCCGGGCCCGGGGTCCGTCGCGATCCGGCGTTCGGTGTACAGTCCCGGCCATGCCCCGGCGGATCTTCTCCTTCGATGAACCCGAGCGCTTCGTCGCCGGGACGGTCGGCGAACCCGGCGCCCGGACGTTCTTCCTGCAGGCCCGGGACGGCCGGCGTGTCGTGAGCATCGTCCTCGAGAAGGCCCAGGTGGCGGTCCTCGCCGAACGGCTCGGGGCCCTTCTCGACGAGCTCGGCCGGCGCGGTGTCGAGCTCGCCGCCACCGACGGACCGGAGGACACGGCCCCGCTCGACGAGCCGCTCGTCGAGGCGTTCCGTGCAGGCCCCCTCAGCCTCACCTGGGATGGCGACCGCGAGCGGATCATCGTCGAGGCCCGCGAGCTCGCCGAGGTCGAGGATGCGGAGAGCGGCGAACCGGTCGATGTCGCGGACGACGACGAGGACGGGCCGGACCTCATCCGGGTCGTCATGCGCCCGGCCGCGGCACGAGGGTTCGCCGAACGGGCGGCGTCGATCGTCGGAGCCGGGCGCCCGCCCTGCCCCCTGTGCGGCCGGCCGCTCGAGCCTCAGGGCCACCTCTGTCCACGACGGAACGGCTACCTCAACTGACGGTGCTCGACCGAGCGACCGCGCTCGAGGTCCTCCGCGACGGCGAGCTCGAACTCACCGCCCGGCTCGTCGCGTCCTCCAACAACGCCCTGTACGGGACCGTCACCCGGCGTTGCCCGGATCCCGAACCGGACCTCGCCCTGGCGTGCGTGTACAAGCCGACGCTCGGCGAGCGACCGCTCGACGACTTTCCCGACGCGACGCTCTCCCGCCGCGAGGTCGCCGCCCACGCGGTCTCGGAGGCAGCGGGCTGGGACATCGTCCCGCCGACGGTCCTCCGCGACGGGCCGTTCGGTGAGGGGATGGTCCAGCTGTGGATCGATACGGATGAGGACGCCGACCCATGGGATCTCGTCGAGCGGACGGACCCGGCGCTCCGGCCGATGGCCATCTTCGACGCGGTCGTCAACAACGCGGACCGGAAGGTCGGCCATATCCTCCCGCTCGCCGGCCACCTCTTCGGGGTCGATCACGGCATCTGCTTCGCCGTCGAGCCCAAGCTCCGGACCGTCCTCTGGGGCTGGCGCGGACGATCCCTCGGCAACGACGAGATCGCCACCCTCGAGCGATTGCGGAACGACCTCCGGGGAGGGCTCGGCGCCAA
Above is a window of Chloroflexota bacterium DNA encoding:
- a CDS encoding amidohydrolase — translated: MIDDHVHPFPLSFEPMELASLTLDANAGTDVAQRRLTLGPTRLSSEMLRVRLADHLGCAAADVVAVRDERAAAAWPDYVRELFTDAGTTGMLLDAGWRGLPSGGAEPYAELAGVPVWELARLEPLVDRLLEEGAGARETVEGVDTLMEKRARAGAVCFKTVLAYRTGLSVDPAATLDAAERGLAADRAAGTPVRRTGKVLRDLLFRHELRRCADLGRPLQVHTGYGDSDIRLAESDPLLLEEVLRTPEGSATDVVLIHASFPWHEQAAYLAAVRPRVWTEFSLCNLFSPATTADRLLRILDTAPAGRVTLGSDGHGIPESHWFATVVLRDAWSAVRQRLAGTVTATWLDRTGEAIFEGNARRLYRLPECAS
- a CDS encoding DUF3090 family protein; this translates as MPRRIFSFDEPERFVAGTVGEPGARTFFLQARDGRRVVSIVLEKAQVAVLAERLGALLDELGRRGVELAATDGPEDTAPLDEPLVEAFRAGPLSLTWDGDRERIIVEARELAEVEDAESGEPVDVADDDEDGPDLIRVVMRPAAARGFAERAASIVGAGRPPCPLCGRPLEPQGHLCPRRNGYLN
- a CDS encoding SCO1664 family protein, which produces MSTTERLPQLTVLDRATALEVLRDGELELTARLVASSNNALYGTVTRRCPDPEPDLALACVYKPTLGERPLDDFPDATLSRREVAAHAVSEAAGWDIVPPTVLRDGPFGEGMVQLWIDTDEDADPWDLVERTDPALRPMAIFDAVVNNADRKVGHILPLAGHLFGVDHGICFAVEPKLRTVLWGWRGRSLGNDEIATLERLRNDLRGGLGAKLRGLLAEDEVAATVARTERLLRTRRFPLPDPDRPAIPWPPF
- a CDS encoding amidohydrolase family protein, with product MSSDAIVPSAGGALGVVADGPHAELDRFIETIGLVDHHTHGIVRGVVSAADYAFMLDESDRPDAAAVAGLDTQVGFAVRRWIGPLLGLEPHAPVEHLLERRLVLTNEAAAALLLPPAGIDRLIVETGFRGDELVPPDELGRLAGAPASVVVRLEALAERIAIGGSTAAGFADTVRAGIAGELARGAVGLKSIVAYRHGLDIDPGRPSEEEIAAHAGAWLREVDATHRARLVDPVILRFLLWAAVDTGRPLQIHTGFGDPDLELRRADPLLLTDFLRSTEGRCAILLLHTYPFQRNAGYLAQMFAHVHLDVGLAVNYSGARASAVVAESMELAPFSKVLYSSDAWGLPDLHLLGAILFRRAMSRVLGEWVVAGDWSLADAQRVVRFVAAENAERVYGLRRA
- a CDS encoding molybdopterin-dependent oxidoreductase, with product MRTSAPPVAATDRPAATPPRDRLRTIGGPALAGAVAAGVAIAVAELIAGLIDGAPSLVLAIGALVIDLQPPGAKDLVANLFGTNDKLALNIVIILVALAVAAAVGIVGSRAIGRADTAFAVFGFLALFAALREPLVSAPLAIVTTVAAVAGGIGVLHALIGRLASRPVAASSGARPSSPVAEMPDWDRRRFLLGTAAAAGAAVVAGGIGRSLLQARAATAAPTPAIPRIADAVAPLTPGESLAVPGITPIVMPNNDFYRIDTALLPPRLDAGTWSLTVKGMVERTVRLDYRELTTMPLFEQYVTIGCVSNQVGGNLVGNALWSGVHLRDVLALAGVQSGASQIVGRSADGWTAGFPTEWAMDPARDPMIALLMNGAPLPIAHGYPARLIVPGLYGYVSATKWLTEIELTTLEAFDGYWVPLGWAKLGPILTQSRIDVPRNGASIATGRTTIAGVAWAPDRGISRVEVSVDSGAWQPCMLSQAISKATWVQWELPWAATAGTHTIEVRATDGSGAVQTAQRSDPAPDGARGHHTIQVRVG